A window of Chryseobacterium scophthalmum genomic DNA:
ATCAGTATTCTGATTATTTCGTAATTTTGTATCATAATTAAAATAACTAGTATGGTTAATTTAGAATGGTACCGCACTTTTAAAGCGATTTATAAAACCGGAACGTTAACCGGAGCGGCAGATTCTCTGTTTATTTCGCAACCCGGAGTAAGTTTGCATTTAGGCTCATTGGAAGCGTATGTTGGATACAAATTATTTGACAGAACCGGAAGAAAAATGATTCCAACTGAGAGAGGAAAGGTTTTGTTTAATGCAATTTCAGAACCTTTGACAAAACTTGAAGAAGTTGAAAAAAACTTTCAGAAATCTACCGAAAAACATACGCCAACCATCAGTGTCGGAATGTGTTTTGAGACTTTTCAAACTACTTTAGAACAGTATGTTTCGACGCTGGATTTTAATTTAATTATCAGTTTTGGTGAGTATCCTGAAATGCTCGACCAGTTGGATAAAGGAATTTTAGATTTAATTATCACTCCTAAAAAAGGAACATCGCCCAATATTCTGCACGAAGCATTTTCTTCTGAACAAATTATTTTGGTAGGCGGAAAAGATATTGATACAGAAAGTTTTGGTGAGGTTTTAAAAACCAAAGATTTTCAAAAAATTGAAAGCTGGCTGAAAAACGAAAAATGGTACGGTACAACTGGTGATATGGAACATCTTTTTCAGTTTTGGCTAATGAATTTCGGGCATAAACCTAATTTCAGACCCAATTATATTGTTCCAAACTTAAATTCGATTATCCGTTGTCTGAAAGGCGGAACGGGATTGGCCGTTGTTCCTGATTTTTTATGTAAAAATGAAATTGAAAGTGGTGAAATACAACTGATTTGGGAAGGCGATAAAAAACTTGAAAACACTCTTTACTTTGGCTGCAGAAAAAAGACAATGTATCAATCTGAAATCGACCACATCAAAGGACTTTTCAGACAGGTGATGAGTGGAGTTGAGGTTTAATTTTTAGTGATTTTTTTTGTTGTACA
This region includes:
- a CDS encoding LysR family transcriptional regulator — protein: MVNLEWYRTFKAIYKTGTLTGAADSLFISQPGVSLHLGSLEAYVGYKLFDRTGRKMIPTERGKVLFNAISEPLTKLEEVEKNFQKSTEKHTPTISVGMCFETFQTTLEQYVSTLDFNLIISFGEYPEMLDQLDKGILDLIITPKKGTSPNILHEAFSSEQIILVGGKDIDTESFGEVLKTKDFQKIESWLKNEKWYGTTGDMEHLFQFWLMNFGHKPNFRPNYIVPNLNSIIRCLKGGTGLAVVPDFLCKNEIESGEIQLIWEGDKKLENTLYFGCRKKTMYQSEIDHIKGLFRQVMSGVEV